From a single Sinorhizobium sp. RAC02 genomic region:
- a CDS encoding TraR/DksA C4-type zinc finger protein — MAHYKDILLGRKRELHSRLQRIETDLDTLKSGDSADRATERENDEVLEEFGTNGLKEIEAIDAALDRIAAGTFGTCAKCGGPISPARLAAVPHAALCEECIAQQ; from the coding sequence ATGGCGCATTACAAGGATATTCTCCTCGGCCGCAAGCGCGAACTCCATAGCCGTTTGCAGAGGATCGAGACGGATCTCGACACGCTGAAAAGCGGTGACAGCGCCGACCGGGCGACCGAGCGGGAGAACGATGAGGTGCTGGAGGAATTCGGCACCAACGGCCTCAAGGAAATCGAAGCCATCGACGCCGCCCTCGACCGGATCGCCGCCGGCACGTTCGGCACCTGCGCCAAGTGCGGCGGGCCGATTTCGCCCGCGCGCCTTGCCGCCGTTCCCCATGCGGCACTGTGTGAAGAGTGCATCGCGCAGCAATGA
- a CDS encoding VOC family protein: MTETHAVDMPAFVDHSHLTVIDLPMLSAFYQQVMGLTVLETSASGETLGVSGRPLLTLTTGSNAARAPRNAPGLFHTAFLVPNRKELGRWLAHAAHNNVSLTGASDHLVSEAIYLDDPEGNGIEIYRDRDRSEWTYVADGKVKMATLRLDLQALYDEAPKDGWTGQENGTVIGHIHLQVSDMPEANAFFHDVLGLDIMTSYPGASFFATGKYHHHVAANVWNSQGQPKRQDGMTGLADYTIRFNDPARLETALKQLETLAIPTTRSDDTVSLIDPWGIGLKLSA; the protein is encoded by the coding sequence ATGACCGAGACCCACGCCGTCGACATGCCAGCCTTCGTCGATCACTCGCATCTGACGGTGATCGACCTGCCGATGCTGTCGGCCTTCTACCAGCAGGTTATGGGCCTGACGGTGCTCGAGACGTCTGCCTCCGGCGAGACGCTCGGCGTGTCCGGCCGCCCGCTGCTGACACTGACGACCGGCAGCAATGCCGCCCGCGCGCCGCGCAACGCGCCGGGCCTCTTCCACACCGCTTTCCTGGTGCCGAACCGCAAGGAACTCGGCCGCTGGCTGGCACATGCCGCACACAACAACGTGTCGCTCACCGGCGCCTCCGACCACCTCGTCAGCGAAGCGATCTATCTCGACGACCCGGAAGGCAACGGCATCGAGATCTATCGCGACCGCGACCGGTCCGAATGGACCTATGTGGCGGATGGAAAGGTGAAGATGGCAACGCTCCGGCTCGACCTGCAGGCGCTCTATGACGAAGCGCCTAAGGATGGCTGGACCGGCCAGGAGAATGGCACCGTCATCGGCCATATCCATCTCCAGGTTTCGGACATGCCGGAGGCAAACGCCTTCTTCCACGACGTGCTCGGCCTCGACATCATGACGAGCTATCCCGGCGCGAGCTTCTTCGCGACCGGCAAGTATCATCACCATGTGGCGGCCAATGTCTGGAATTCGCAGGGCCAGCCGAAGCGGCAGGACGGCATGACCGGCCTTGCCGACTACACGATCCGCTTCAACGATCCGGCCAGGCTGGAGACGGCCCTCAAGCAGCTGGAGACGCTTGCCATCCCGACCACCCGGTCGGACGATACGGTCTCGCTCATCGATCCGTGGGGCATCGGGCTGAAGCTTTCTGCCTGA
- a CDS encoding DUF930 domain-containing protein, whose amino-acid sequence MALAPLVASPAKAIDARIRSQLQKLTPEERLEQRCDMEAMDKISGDKDGFRPDKVIAYAFGDPKLDGTTFKTRGAVFRSGGEWYRLSYKCEASADRLEVNAFKYKIGDMVPREDWAAHYLYD is encoded by the coding sequence CTGGCGCTCGCGCCGCTCGTCGCATCCCCCGCAAAGGCGATCGACGCCCGCATCCGCAGCCAGCTCCAGAAGCTGACGCCGGAAGAGCGGCTGGAGCAGCGCTGCGATATGGAAGCGATGGACAAGATCAGCGGCGACAAGGACGGCTTCCGCCCGGACAAGGTGATCGCCTACGCCTTCGGCGATCCCAAGCTGGATGGCACGACCTTCAAGACCCGTGGTGCGGTCTTCCGCAGCGGCGGCGAATGGTACCGCCTGTCGTACAAATGCGAGGCGAGCGCCGACCGGCTGGAGGTCAACGCCTTCAAGTACAAGATCGGCGACATGGTCCCGCGCGAGGACTGGGCGGCGCATTATCTTTATGACTGA
- a CDS encoding AI-2E family transporter, which produces MHDLSGQPAERRLLRSGLDLEKDLVDHAPRRYGLDIAAAWAAIGIFAIMAMGVVYLMAPILIPLSLAVVTGLIFGVAAEKLHDLGIPPLPTALLLAGLFGVGVFFIAGMLAEPISQLAADAPDLVRGAYDRVTPLFSRLGWLNISPETFQGTQMSMEKVLENTGSILGILSASLTPALLQAMIFFAALVLFLSARLKLRQMIILAFPRRGQRLTTIRIMNAVDKALGFYFATATLVYGSLGIVTALIAWGGGLAMPALWGLFAFLSSFVPFLGVALMTIALATAGLLTHETMVMGLLPALAFFLVHLAMENLVMPAVMGKRLEVNAFIIFTAIIFWTWMWGAAGAMLALPLSIIGMTIADELRPAKRKARRSLPG; this is translated from the coding sequence ATGCATGACCTGTCGGGACAACCGGCTGAACGGAGGCTCCTGCGAAGCGGCCTCGACCTGGAAAAAGACCTAGTCGATCATGCGCCGCGTCGCTATGGTCTCGACATAGCCGCCGCCTGGGCGGCGATCGGCATTTTCGCCATCATGGCCATGGGCGTCGTCTATCTCATGGCGCCGATCCTCATTCCGCTATCGCTGGCCGTCGTCACCGGCCTCATCTTCGGCGTGGCTGCGGAAAAGCTGCATGACCTCGGCATCCCCCCGCTGCCGACGGCGCTGCTTTTGGCCGGCCTGTTCGGCGTCGGTGTCTTCTTCATCGCCGGAATGCTGGCCGAGCCGATCAGCCAGCTCGCCGCGGATGCGCCGGACTTGGTGCGCGGCGCCTATGATCGCGTAACACCGCTGTTTTCCCGCCTCGGCTGGCTCAACATCAGCCCGGAAACCTTCCAGGGCACGCAGATGTCGATGGAAAAGGTGCTGGAAAACACCGGCAGCATTCTCGGCATCCTGTCCGCCAGCCTCACCCCCGCTTTGTTGCAGGCGATGATTTTCTTCGCCGCCCTCGTGCTCTTCCTTTCGGCGCGCCTGAAGCTGCGCCAGATGATCATCCTGGCCTTTCCGCGCCGCGGCCAGCGGTTGACCACCATCCGCATCATGAACGCCGTCGACAAGGCACTCGGCTTCTATTTCGCGACCGCGACGCTGGTCTACGGCTCGCTCGGCATCGTCACCGCCCTCATCGCCTGGGGCGGCGGGCTTGCCATGCCCGCGCTCTGGGGCCTGTTCGCGTTTCTCTCCAGCTTCGTGCCGTTCCTCGGCGTGGCGCTGATGACGATCGCGCTTGCCACCGCCGGCCTCCTGACCCATGAGACGATGGTGATGGGCCTGCTGCCGGCCCTCGCCTTCTTCCTCGTGCACCTTGCCATGGAAAACCTGGTCATGCCGGCGGTGATGGGCAAGCGACTGGAGGTCAACGCCTTCATCATCTTCACCGCCATCATCTTCTGGACCTGGATGTGGGGCGCTGCCGGCGCCATGCTGGCCCTTCCCCTTTCCATCATCGGCATGACGATCGCCGACGAGTTGCGTCCCGCCAAGCGCAAGGCCCGCCGCAGCCTGCCAGGGTGA
- a CDS encoding S9 family peptidase, with protein MSVFKNLPAAPVAAKKPISDTRHGITRTDDYAWFRDENWQAMFKDPSILQPEIRTHLEAENAYMTAAMADTEALQKTLFAEMRGRIKEDDSSVPMKDGPFAYGTAYVTGGEQPRYFREPRDGGERITLLDGDKEAAGKDYFRLSGIDHSTDHSVGIWGYDDKGSEYFTLKVRNLATGEDRTDTLVNTGGDGVWAPDARSFFYTALDENHRPSKIFHHILGDRQENDRLVYEEKDAGFFMSVGGSLLDDIIYIDIHDHETSEYRLLSTKDLLANPVIVTPRQTGLEYAMTEGGDVFYILTNADGAKDFKIMETPVTAPGRENWTEVVPHRAGTLILNHMAFARHLVWLERHEGLPRIVVRDRKTGEEHAIAFDEEAYSLGLSGAAEYDTDVIRFSYSSMTTPAQLFDYNMATRERTLLKTQEVPSGHNPDDYVTRRVFAPAWDGEQVPVTLLYRKDTPLDGSAPCLLYGYGAYGITIPASFNTNCLSLVDRGFVYAIAHIRGGKDKGFAWYENGKMDRKTNTFKDFIAAADYLNQEKFTSYANIVAEGGSAGGMLMGAIANMAPEKFGGIIAAVPFVDVLNTMLDDTLPLTPPEWPEWGNPIDSRDFYQLMASYSPYDNVEAKAYPAILALSGLTDPRVTYWEPTKWVAKLREKTTGSEPILLKTNMGAGHGGASGRFQRLEEIAFEYAFAIKVAGKV; from the coding sequence TTGTCCGTCTTCAAAAACCTGCCCGCCGCTCCCGTCGCTGCCAAGAAGCCGATCTCCGACACCCGCCACGGCATCACCCGGACGGATGATTACGCCTGGTTCCGCGACGAGAACTGGCAGGCGATGTTCAAGGACCCTTCGATCCTCCAGCCGGAAATCCGCACGCATCTGGAGGCGGAAAACGCCTACATGACGGCCGCGATGGCCGACACGGAGGCGCTGCAGAAGACGCTGTTTGCCGAGATGCGCGGCCGCATCAAGGAAGACGACAGCTCCGTTCCGATGAAGGACGGCCCATTTGCCTATGGCACCGCCTATGTCACCGGCGGCGAGCAGCCGCGTTATTTCCGCGAGCCCCGCGACGGCGGCGAACGCATCACCCTGCTGGACGGCGACAAGGAGGCCGCCGGCAAGGACTATTTCCGCCTCTCCGGCATCGACCATTCGACGGATCATTCGGTCGGCATCTGGGGCTATGACGACAAGGGCTCGGAATATTTCACGCTGAAGGTGCGCAACCTTGCGACCGGCGAGGACCGCACCGACACGCTCGTCAATACCGGCGGCGACGGCGTCTGGGCGCCGGATGCCAGAAGCTTCTTCTACACCGCGCTCGATGAGAACCACCGCCCGTCAAAAATCTTCCACCACATCCTCGGCGATCGCCAGGAGAACGATCGGCTGGTCTATGAGGAGAAGGATGCGGGCTTCTTCATGTCGGTCGGCGGCTCGCTGCTCGACGATATTATCTATATCGACATCCACGACCACGAGACGAGCGAATACCGCCTGCTCTCCACCAAGGACCTGCTGGCCAATCCGGTCATCGTCACGCCGCGCCAGACCGGCCTCGAATATGCGATGACGGAAGGCGGCGACGTCTTCTACATCCTGACCAATGCCGACGGCGCCAAGGACTTCAAGATCATGGAAACGCCGGTGACGGCGCCGGGTCGCGAGAACTGGACCGAGGTCGTGCCGCACCGTGCCGGTACGCTGATCCTCAACCACATGGCCTTTGCCCGCCACCTCGTCTGGCTGGAGCGCCATGAGGGCCTGCCGCGCATCGTCGTGCGCGATCGCAAGACGGGCGAGGAACACGCCATCGCCTTCGATGAGGAGGCCTATTCGCTCGGCCTTTCCGGTGCCGCCGAATACGATACGGACGTCATCCGCTTCTCCTATTCCTCGATGACGACGCCCGCGCAGCTCTTCGACTACAATATGGCGACGCGCGAGCGCACGCTCCTGAAGACGCAGGAAGTGCCCTCCGGCCATAACCCGGACGACTACGTCACCCGTCGCGTCTTCGCGCCGGCCTGGGACGGCGAACAGGTGCCCGTCACCCTGCTCTACCGGAAAGATACGCCGCTCGACGGTTCCGCGCCCTGCCTGCTCTACGGCTACGGCGCCTACGGCATCACCATCCCGGCGTCCTTCAACACCAATTGCCTGTCGCTCGTCGACCGCGGCTTCGTCTATGCCATCGCCCATATCCGCGGCGGCAAGGACAAGGGTTTTGCCTGGTACGAAAACGGCAAGATGGACAGGAAGACCAATACGTTCAAGGACTTCATCGCGGCGGCCGACTATCTGAATCAAGAGAAGTTCACCTCCTACGCGAACATCGTCGCGGAAGGCGGATCGGCCGGCGGCATGCTGATGGGGGCGATCGCCAACATGGCGCCGGAAAAATTCGGCGGCATCATCGCCGCCGTGCCCTTCGTCGACGTGCTCAACACCATGCTGGACGACACGCTGCCGCTCACCCCGCCGGAATGGCCGGAATGGGGCAACCCGATCGACAGTAGGGATTTTTACCAGCTGATGGCCAGCTACTCGCCCTACGACAATGTCGAGGCGAAGGCCTACCCGGCGATCCTGGCACTTTCCGGCCTCACCGACCCGCGCGTCACCTACTGGGAGCCCACCAAGTGGGTCGCCAAACTGCGCGAAAAAACCACCGGCAGCGAACCCATCCTCCTCAAGACCAACATGGGCGCCGGCCACGGCGGCGCCTCCGGACGCTTCCAGCGGCTGGAGGAGATCGCGTTCGAATATGCGTTCGCGATCAAGGTGGCGGGGAAGGTGTAG
- a CDS encoding caspase family protein — translation MQRNVHRMIGALAACLLFFAAPAAFAAERYALLIGNAEYEDAEPLENPLNDIDLVGEALERVNFSVTRATDVDHLGMLSALNNFTRVAEKAENPVLFVYFSGYAVQIGGDNFLLPTDASGRTLTGLRNRSLAVSEVTETLRKLGTGLKVVLFDAAHENPFLTLRDIPDGLAEPKNAEGIHYAYASAPGTAYDYEGTPISPFASAFVDAISIPGIVLEDAFRKVGEIVKERSKGKQETWQSDADYGKFALSPKDDKVDPAEIAFYEFASLADNREAYDRYLSRYPEGIFAYIAQRKIDLLGKRFEGDHEDTGNLPYLSIANDRHDPCGRLTFGGSKSDRRLSDLYKDGQLVLVDFSFWYPPESCDYISYFSTVYSHERLRNIITSASIPERRIYVASQDDLSPSEERAIYDYFDEDRRGYAQSLMFRAINEERRHGLGIAVKTPDDNAREYVDEVACGDGCLRFRGLVRFRDNSGRSLEDYEFEFVDVRRLGFYDKYRDALRDFPSDEHASNDSASHETKTDGYADTASSSHDDGYGSDADPYRSSRSVGGWDIVADFSGDRFLNCRATRRGDGDRTTAFRWYDDGHVTFGFQDKGYDYGNDYASDAKYWIDDGQGYDIHGKAYGGQEIAYDLGRDRSVIDALKRGNHIRIGDISTSLKGSSAMLDDLQECVGAFR, via the coding sequence GTGCAGCGGAATGTCCATCGGATGATCGGGGCGCTCGCCGCCTGTCTTCTCTTTTTCGCAGCACCCGCGGCCTTCGCCGCCGAACGCTATGCGCTCCTCATCGGCAATGCCGAATACGAGGATGCAGAACCGCTGGAAAACCCGCTGAACGATATCGACCTCGTCGGCGAGGCGCTGGAGCGGGTCAATTTTTCCGTGACGCGCGCCACCGATGTCGACCATCTCGGCATGCTGTCCGCCCTCAACAATTTTACCCGCGTGGCGGAAAAGGCGGAGAACCCGGTGCTCTTCGTCTATTTCTCCGGCTATGCCGTGCAGATCGGCGGCGACAACTTTCTCCTGCCGACCGACGCTTCGGGCCGCACGCTGACCGGCCTGCGCAATCGCTCGCTTGCCGTCTCCGAGGTCACCGAAACCCTGCGCAAGCTCGGCACCGGCCTCAAGGTCGTGCTGTTCGACGCGGCCCATGAAAACCCGTTCCTCACGCTGCGCGACATCCCGGATGGCCTTGCCGAGCCGAAGAATGCCGAGGGCATCCATTATGCCTATGCGTCGGCGCCGGGCACGGCCTACGACTACGAGGGTACGCCGATCAGCCCCTTCGCCTCCGCCTTCGTCGACGCGATCAGCATTCCCGGCATCGTGCTGGAGGACGCCTTCCGTAAGGTGGGCGAGATCGTGAAGGAGCGCAGCAAGGGCAAGCAGGAAACCTGGCAGAGCGATGCCGACTACGGCAAGTTTGCGCTCAGCCCCAAGGACGACAAGGTTGATCCGGCGGAAATCGCCTTCTACGAATTCGCCTCGCTCGCCGACAACCGCGAAGCCTATGACCGCTATCTCAGCCGCTATCCGGAAGGCATCTTCGCCTATATCGCGCAGCGCAAGATCGATCTGCTCGGCAAGCGTTTCGAGGGCGACCACGAAGACACGGGCAACCTGCCCTATCTCAGCATCGCCAACGACCGCCACGATCCCTGCGGTCGCCTGACCTTCGGCGGCAGCAAGAGCGACCGCCGCCTTTCCGATCTCTACAAGGACGGCCAGCTCGTGCTCGTCGATTTCAGCTTCTGGTATCCGCCGGAAAGCTGCGACTACATCTCCTATTTCTCGACCGTCTATTCGCATGAGCGCCTGCGCAATATCATCACCTCGGCAAGCATTCCCGAGCGCCGCATCTATGTCGCGAGCCAGGACGACCTGAGCCCGAGCGAAGAGCGCGCGATCTACGACTATTTCGACGAGGATCGCCGCGGCTACGCCCAGTCGCTGATGTTCCGCGCCATCAACGAGGAGCGCCGCCACGGCCTCGGCATCGCGGTGAAGACGCCGGACGACAATGCCCGCGAATATGTCGATGAGGTCGCGTGCGGCGACGGCTGCCTGCGCTTCCGCGGCCTGGTGCGCTTCCGCGACAACAGCGGGCGTTCGCTGGAGGATTACGAGTTCGAATTCGTCGACGTGCGCCGCCTCGGCTTCTACGATAAATACCGCGATGCCCTGCGCGATTTCCCAAGCGACGAACACGCTTCGAACGACAGCGCGAGCCATGAGACGAAGACGGATGGTTACGCCGACACCGCTTCATCGAGCCATGACGACGGCTACGGCTCGGATGCCGATCCCTACCGTTCGTCGCGTTCGGTCGGCGGCTGGGACATCGTCGCGGATTTTTCCGGCGACCGCTTCCTCAACTGCCGCGCCACCCGTCGTGGCGATGGCGACCGCACCACCGCCTTCCGCTGGTACGACGACGGCCACGTAACCTTCGGCTTCCAGGACAAGGGTTACGATTACGGCAACGACTATGCGAGCGACGCGAAATACTGGATCGACGACGGCCAGGGCTACGATATCCACGGCAAGGCCTATGGCGGCCAGGAAATCGCCTACGATCTCGGCCGCGACCGCTCGGTCATCGATGCCCTGAAACGCGGCAACCACATCCGCATCGGCGATATCAGCACCAGCCTCAAGGGCTCGAGCGCGATGCTGGACGATTTGCAGGAGTGTGTGGGGGCGTTTCGGTAA